One stretch of Eupeodes corollae chromosome 2, idEupCoro1.1, whole genome shotgun sequence DNA includes these proteins:
- the LOC129946235 gene encoding ras GTPase-activating protein raskol isoform X4, which translates to MNCVASPPPVEEKRPEPSTLTPSDSALVKASPLYCRSLEKERERRTSRGLASCLRGERDELIDYRQTDGRSEYKSKTLPRIHFDSSVTDSTHSEDTSYEKACRRGSAPATPILGQKQSQQENNTTSRFTNFFSKRSNPLKRTKSVTKLERTKRGSGGLRGSRSHESLLSSHAVMSTIDLSCTGAVGVAPVHQSVLGRRHCFQVRGGPRGERYYSCGSRQERDLWIYSLRKSIAPNSEHTRHIDNSLKMWIYEAKNLPPKKKYFCELHLDKTLYGRTSVKLQTDLLFWGEYFDFPDIPDINVITVNVFREVEKKKKRDKHQFVGSVKIPIHEVTSRLFSEDWYQILSEKNDNSMNRGSSKEVTPTLRIKCRFQSTDILPINVYADFLTFLKENYKRVCESLEPVIGVKAKEDIGQALVLLMHAQGLAGAFLTDVVALDLLRVGDQRLTFRGNSLATKSMEAFLKLTGEQYLQDTLSAPINEIIHSDRDCEVDPLKATGSLVRQQQSLRNAVRAAWSSIYESHKHFPPQLRECFATFRERLQTLGREDMADNLISASIFLRFLCPAILSPSLFNITNELPSIRATRNLTLVAKTLQTLANFTRFQGKENFMEFLNDFLEQEAPRMKEFLHNISTRPEHTPPESILDWSGYIDQGKQLSILYGLLSESIQKLSENRQRELDPMQHILDEITKAIDSNRFSHDNQENRNPDEQHYSGGAQPQTQKIVPPERGIIRGVLTPSSLEKNIFRYNDPTVIPLLQENKRNSNSQSSINGLHNNVGQLHHSQSQSSIASSQNGGGALIPTTIQHHCPPPPSSVTSTAERNSAAGSGASGSNAYSVGSAHHFPSNGNISTISTSGNSASPSSLRATTLPRNNNNNYDDSTVVSGGGNLIQIGLLDPTSAFVRKSPTPHMKLGSRGKTGQSGSQISLLSERTPSKLNLGIPDPAHHHITNSSPVQIVPSGENNSNSNMPMNLEDLDDLFKYAEEQAIAVAAAADSHKPKEPLTSKGSHCSSGYQSINTPSSSPIDQQHAQHQQQMMNSNPLNRQQVHLGNGGLQPPLAFKNPIYQLQSSASSTASSTNSNAHHHHHLYHHHAQQLQQQQLQQAQQAQLIQQHRPSNYSISNVFPNKSGGMITARATHLERTGGGGASSSLTPSSSEERLSNDNYHVIPFKTIAPENGHIETHRSLSGTSSSSGGGRVPRTNPQYKREEYTPQNDTYAPITSFLNRSIRDGHPTAGPVAIYNGGQAGQHHHHLNGKIISNGPVASSNNNRYQRRLSLDSARTLSDSSTDTEGVCQPIEGKRRRQPRNTYDQNGEIQLLQETLDSLRHTLDRDEAELRDSSDEIFALNRYNGGNNALQQSDSTMRSIIERLITMEEELRREQMKMSLALSHKQRVIEAQGQQIAALDAANNRLLSALTALRQRYETQQQHHHHPNTSSSQQ; encoded by the exons acACATCATACGAAAAGGCATGCAGACGTGGATCAGCACCAGCAACACCTATTCTAGGCCAAAAACAAAGCCAACAAGAGAACAATACCACATCAAGgtttacaaatttcttttccaaaag ATCAAATCCTTTGAAACGTACAAAATCAGTAACAAAGCTAGAAAGAACCAAAAGAGGCTCAGGTGGACTTCGAGGATCCCGATCGCATGAGAGTTTACTTTCCAGTCATGCAGTTATGTCGACAATag atCTCTCGTGCACTGGAGCAGTCGGAGTGGCACCCGTTCACCAATCGGTTCTTGGTCGTCGTCACTGTTTTCAAGTTCGCGGTGGTCCACGAGGTGAACGTTATTACAGTTGCGGATCAAGACAAGAGCGAGATTTATGGATATACAGTTTACGTAAATCAATTGCTCCCAACTCGGAGCACACTCGCCATATAGATAACTCGTTAAAAATGTGGATATACGAAGCCAAGAATCTTCcaccaaaaaagaaatatttctgtGAGTTACATTTAGACAAAACCCTTTATGGACGAACAAGTGTAAAGCTACAAACAGATTTACTATTTTGGGGTGAATACTTTGATTTCCCTGATATACCTGATATAAATGTAATTACCGTCAATGTGTTCCGAGaggttgaaaagaaaaagaaacgggATAAGCATCAATTTGTAGGATCAGTTAAAATTCCGATTCACGAAGTGACTTCTCGTTTATTTTCGGAGGATTGGTATCAGATTTTGAGTGAAAAGAATGACAATAGTATGAATAGAGGCTCTTCGAAGGAAGTAACACCAACACTGCGTATAAAATGTCGTTTCCAGAGCACAGATATTCTTCCAATCAATGTATACGCTGATTTTCTGacatttttgaaagagaatTACAAACGTGTTTGTGAGTCCCTTGAGCCAGTTATTGGAGTCAAAGCCAAAGAAGATATCGGTCAGGCATTGGTATTATTAATGCATGCCCAGGGTTTAGCTGGTGCATTTCTTACCGATGTTGTAGCCTTAGATCTTCTAAGAGTAGGTGACCAGCGTCTGACGTTTCGCGGCAATTCTCTAGCAACGAAGAGTATGGaggcatttttgaaattaacagGCGAGCAGTATCTCCAAGATACCCTGTCTGCGCCTATCAATGAGATTATTCACTCTGATCGTGACTGTGAAGTTGATCCACTCAAAGCAACTGGATCCCTTGTTAGGCAGCAACAATCTCTTCGAAATGCAGTACGTGCCGCTTGGTCAAGCATTTATGAGTCACACAAGCACTTTCCACCGCAGCTACGTGAATGCTTTGCCACATTTAGAGAACGGTTGCAGACGCTTGGAAGAGAAGATATGGCTGATAATTTAATTTCGGCTTCGATTTTCTTGCGATTTCTTTGCCCGGCAATTTTATCTCCGAGCCTTTTTAACATCACCAATG AACTTCCATCTATCAGAGCAACACGCAATTTGACTTTGGTAGCAAAGACACTTCAAACACTTGCAAACTTTACGCGCTTCCAAGGCAAGGAGAATTTTATGGAGTTCCTGAATGATTTCTTAGAGCAAGAAGCCCCCAGAATGAAGGAGTTTTTGCATAATATTTCAACCCGCCCCGAGCATACACCACCAGAATCGATTCTTGATTGGTCCGGATACATAGATCAGGGAAAACAACTGTCCATTTTATATGGTCTGCTGTCGGAGAGTATTCAGAAACTAAGTGAAAACCGTCAACGCGAGTTAGATCCCATGCAACATATACTGGATGAGATTACAAAGGCAATTGATTCCAACCGTTTCTCGCACGACAATCAAGAAAATCGTAACCCTGATGAACAACATTACTCCGGAGGTGCTCAGCCGCAAACACAGAAAATTGTTCCCCCAGAACGCGGCATTATTCGTGGGGTATTGACCCCAAGTTCACTGGAGAAAAATATCTTCCGATACAATGACCCCACAGTTATTCCTTTATTGCAAGAGAACAAACGAAATTCTAATAGTCAATCGAGTATTAATGGGTTGCATAATAATGTGGGGCAGCTACATCACTCACAATCGCAATCATCTATAGCTTCATCACAAAACGGTGGTGGTGCCCTTATTCCAACCACAATTCAGCACCACTGCCCACCACCTCCATCGTCTGTCACAAGCACTGCCGAGAGAAATTCTGCAGCAGGATCTGGCGCGTCTGGAAGCAATGCATACAGCGTTGGAAGTGCACATCATTTCCCGAGCAACGGAAACATCTCAACAATTAGCACAAGTGGTAACAGTGCAAGTCCGAGCTCCTTGAGAGCGACAACTTTACCaagaaacaataataacaattatGATGATTCCACTGTTGTAAGTGGAGGAGGAAACCTTATTCAGATAGGCCTTTTAGACCCGACTAGTGCATTTGTTCGAAAAAGTCCAACTCCACATATGAAACTCGGATCTCGTGGCAAGACTGGACAAAGTGGCTCGCAAATAAGTCTTCTGAGTGAACGCACACCCAGTAAGCTGAACTTGGGCATTCCAGACCCAGCTCATCACCACATAACCAACAGTTCGCCTGTACAAATTGTTCCATCAGGTGAAAATAATTCTAACAGCAATATGCCAATGAATCTAGAGGATCTTGATGACCTGTTCAAATACGCAGAAGAACAGGCGATCGCTGTTGCAGCTGCAGCTGATTCCCATAAACCCAAAGAACCACTGACATCGAAGGGCAGTCACTGCAGCTCTGGATACCAAAGTATAAACACTCCTTCCTCTAGTCCAATAGATCAACAACATGCTCAACACCAGCAACAAATGATGAATAGCAATCCTTTGAACAGGCAACAAGTGCATTTAGGAAATGGTGGGCTTCAGCCTCCGCTTGCATTTAAGAATCCGATATATCAACTGCAGTCGTCGGCTTCTTCGACTGCGTCATCGACAAACTCCAATgctcaccatcaccatcatctcTACCACCATCATGCTCAACAGTTGCAGCAACAACAGTTGCAGCAAGCTCAACAAGCACAGCTAATCCAACAACATCGACCAAGCAACTACTCCATTTCAAATGTATTTCCCAATAAATCCGGGGGAATGATAACCGCTCGAGCAACCCATCTCGAAAGAACCGGAGGTGGAGGAGCATCGTCATCCCTGACACCATCAAGCAGCGAGGAGCGCCTCAGCAATGATAATTACCATGTAATTCCGTTTAAGACAATCGCTCCAGAAAATGGTCACATCGAAACCCACCGATCACTAAGTGGAACAAGTAGCAGTAGTGGTGGTGGACGTGTGCCACGCACAAATCCGCAATATAAACGTGAAGAATATACTCCCCAGAATGATACTTATGCGCCCATAACCAGTTTTTTGAATCGAAGCATTCGTGATGGACATCCCACTGCTGGACCAGTGGCAATTTACAATGGTGGACAAGCAGGTCAGCATCACCATCATTTGAAtggcaaaataatttcaaatggcCCAGTTGCAAGTAGCAACAACAACCGATACCAAAGACGATTAAGTTTGGACTCTGCGAGAACTTTGTCGGATAGCTCGACAGACACAGAAG GTGTATGTCAACCCATCGAAGGTAAACGTAGGCGACAGCCACGCAACACTTACGATCAAAACGGAGAGATACAACTGTTACAAGAAACCCTCGATAGCCTTCGACACACCCTCGACAGAGATGAAGCCGAACTTAGAGACTCAAGCGATGAAATATTTGCTCTGAACAGGTACAATGGTGGCAATAACGCTTTACAACAATCAGACTCAACAATGAGAAGCATTATTGAGag gcTGATTACTATGGAAGAGGAACTTCGTCGTGAGCAAATGAAAATGTCACTTGCTCTCTCGCACAAGCAGCGCGTTATAGAAGCTCAAGGGCAACAAATAGCAGCCTTAGATGCAGCGAATAATCGATTACTCAGTGCTTTGACAGCTCTACGACAACGCTACGAGACCCAACAACAGCATCATCACCATCCAAATACATCCTCATCACAACAGTAG
- the LOC129946235 gene encoding ras GTPase-activating protein raskol isoform X3 yields the protein MGRRPFNRVCAINYPSRVEGWLDVCENEGELSRKNIMLPWGPLYCVLQQDEQSFTAYCSEEISLTDVLFNEYPRVRLDRVRKPAKVLWNGPPTVCEETEESDGCPIDIAANTTLYSDLDTSYEKACRRGSAPATPILGQKQSQQENNTTSRFTNFFSKRSNPLKRTKSVTKLERTKRGSGGLRGSRSHESLLSSHAVMSTIDLSCTGAVGVAPVHQSVLGRRHCFQVRGGPRGERYYSCGSRQERDLWIYSLRKSIAPNSEHTRHIDNSLKMWIYEAKNLPPKKKYFCELHLDKTLYGRTSVKLQTDLLFWGEYFDFPDIPDINVITVNVFREVEKKKKRDKHQFVGSVKIPIHEVTSRLFSEDWYQILSEKNDNSMNRGSSKEVTPTLRIKCRFQSTDILPINVYADFLTFLKENYKRVCESLEPVIGVKAKEDIGQALVLLMHAQGLAGAFLTDVVALDLLRVGDQRLTFRGNSLATKSMEAFLKLTGEQYLQDTLSAPINEIIHSDRDCEVDPLKATGSLVRQQQSLRNAVRAAWSSIYESHKHFPPQLRECFATFRERLQTLGREDMADNLISASIFLRFLCPAILSPSLFNITNELPSIRATRNLTLVAKTLQTLANFTRFQGKENFMEFLNDFLEQEAPRMKEFLHNISTRPEHTPPESILDWSGYIDQGKQLSILYGLLSESIQKLSENRQRELDPMQHILDEITKAIDSNRFSHDNQENRNPDEQHYSGGAQPQTQKIVPPERGIIRGVLTPSSLEKNIFRYNDPTVIPLLQENKRNSNSQSSINGLHNNVGQLHHSQSQSSIASSQNGGGALIPTTIQHHCPPPPSSVTSTAERNSAAGSGASGSNAYSVGSAHHFPSNGNISTISTSGNSASPSSLRATTLPRNNNNNYDDSTVVSGGGNLIQIGLLDPTSAFVRKSPTPHMKLGSRGKTGQSGSQISLLSERTPSKLNLGIPDPAHHHITNSSPVQIVPSGENNSNSNMPMNLEDLDDLFKYAEEQAIAVAAAADSHKPKEPLTSKGSHCSSGYQSINTPSSSPIDQQHAQHQQQMMNSNPLNRQQVHLGNGGLQPPLAFKNPIYQLQSSASSTASSTNSNAHHHHHLYHHHAQQLQQQQLQQAQQAQLIQQHRPSNYSISNVFPNKSGGMITARATHLERTGGGGASSSLTPSSSEERLSNDNYHVIPFKTIAPENGHIETHRSLSGTSSSSGGGRVPRTNPQYKREEYTPQNDTYAPITSFLNRSIRDGHPTAGPVAIYNGGQAGQHHHHLNGKIISNGPVASSNNNRYQRRLSLDSARTLSDSSTDTEGVCQPIEGKRRRQPRNTYDQNGEIQLLQETLDSLRHTLDRDEAELRDSSDEIFALNRYNGGNNALQQSDSTMRSIIERLITMEEELRREQMKMSLALSHKQRVIEAQGQQIAALDAANNRLLSALTALRQRYETQQQHHHHPNTSSSQQ from the exons acACATCATACGAAAAGGCATGCAGACGTGGATCAGCACCAGCAACACCTATTCTAGGCCAAAAACAAAGCCAACAAGAGAACAATACCACATCAAGgtttacaaatttcttttccaaaag ATCAAATCCTTTGAAACGTACAAAATCAGTAACAAAGCTAGAAAGAACCAAAAGAGGCTCAGGTGGACTTCGAGGATCCCGATCGCATGAGAGTTTACTTTCCAGTCATGCAGTTATGTCGACAATag atCTCTCGTGCACTGGAGCAGTCGGAGTGGCACCCGTTCACCAATCGGTTCTTGGTCGTCGTCACTGTTTTCAAGTTCGCGGTGGTCCACGAGGTGAACGTTATTACAGTTGCGGATCAAGACAAGAGCGAGATTTATGGATATACAGTTTACGTAAATCAATTGCTCCCAACTCGGAGCACACTCGCCATATAGATAACTCGTTAAAAATGTGGATATACGAAGCCAAGAATCTTCcaccaaaaaagaaatatttctgtGAGTTACATTTAGACAAAACCCTTTATGGACGAACAAGTGTAAAGCTACAAACAGATTTACTATTTTGGGGTGAATACTTTGATTTCCCTGATATACCTGATATAAATGTAATTACCGTCAATGTGTTCCGAGaggttgaaaagaaaaagaaacgggATAAGCATCAATTTGTAGGATCAGTTAAAATTCCGATTCACGAAGTGACTTCTCGTTTATTTTCGGAGGATTGGTATCAGATTTTGAGTGAAAAGAATGACAATAGTATGAATAGAGGCTCTTCGAAGGAAGTAACACCAACACTGCGTATAAAATGTCGTTTCCAGAGCACAGATATTCTTCCAATCAATGTATACGCTGATTTTCTGacatttttgaaagagaatTACAAACGTGTTTGTGAGTCCCTTGAGCCAGTTATTGGAGTCAAAGCCAAAGAAGATATCGGTCAGGCATTGGTATTATTAATGCATGCCCAGGGTTTAGCTGGTGCATTTCTTACCGATGTTGTAGCCTTAGATCTTCTAAGAGTAGGTGACCAGCGTCTGACGTTTCGCGGCAATTCTCTAGCAACGAAGAGTATGGaggcatttttgaaattaacagGCGAGCAGTATCTCCAAGATACCCTGTCTGCGCCTATCAATGAGATTATTCACTCTGATCGTGACTGTGAAGTTGATCCACTCAAAGCAACTGGATCCCTTGTTAGGCAGCAACAATCTCTTCGAAATGCAGTACGTGCCGCTTGGTCAAGCATTTATGAGTCACACAAGCACTTTCCACCGCAGCTACGTGAATGCTTTGCCACATTTAGAGAACGGTTGCAGACGCTTGGAAGAGAAGATATGGCTGATAATTTAATTTCGGCTTCGATTTTCTTGCGATTTCTTTGCCCGGCAATTTTATCTCCGAGCCTTTTTAACATCACCAATG AACTTCCATCTATCAGAGCAACACGCAATTTGACTTTGGTAGCAAAGACACTTCAAACACTTGCAAACTTTACGCGCTTCCAAGGCAAGGAGAATTTTATGGAGTTCCTGAATGATTTCTTAGAGCAAGAAGCCCCCAGAATGAAGGAGTTTTTGCATAATATTTCAACCCGCCCCGAGCATACACCACCAGAATCGATTCTTGATTGGTCCGGATACATAGATCAGGGAAAACAACTGTCCATTTTATATGGTCTGCTGTCGGAGAGTATTCAGAAACTAAGTGAAAACCGTCAACGCGAGTTAGATCCCATGCAACATATACTGGATGAGATTACAAAGGCAATTGATTCCAACCGTTTCTCGCACGACAATCAAGAAAATCGTAACCCTGATGAACAACATTACTCCGGAGGTGCTCAGCCGCAAACACAGAAAATTGTTCCCCCAGAACGCGGCATTATTCGTGGGGTATTGACCCCAAGTTCACTGGAGAAAAATATCTTCCGATACAATGACCCCACAGTTATTCCTTTATTGCAAGAGAACAAACGAAATTCTAATAGTCAATCGAGTATTAATGGGTTGCATAATAATGTGGGGCAGCTACATCACTCACAATCGCAATCATCTATAGCTTCATCACAAAACGGTGGTGGTGCCCTTATTCCAACCACAATTCAGCACCACTGCCCACCACCTCCATCGTCTGTCACAAGCACTGCCGAGAGAAATTCTGCAGCAGGATCTGGCGCGTCTGGAAGCAATGCATACAGCGTTGGAAGTGCACATCATTTCCCGAGCAACGGAAACATCTCAACAATTAGCACAAGTGGTAACAGTGCAAGTCCGAGCTCCTTGAGAGCGACAACTTTACCaagaaacaataataacaattatGATGATTCCACTGTTGTAAGTGGAGGAGGAAACCTTATTCAGATAGGCCTTTTAGACCCGACTAGTGCATTTGTTCGAAAAAGTCCAACTCCACATATGAAACTCGGATCTCGTGGCAAGACTGGACAAAGTGGCTCGCAAATAAGTCTTCTGAGTGAACGCACACCCAGTAAGCTGAACTTGGGCATTCCAGACCCAGCTCATCACCACATAACCAACAGTTCGCCTGTACAAATTGTTCCATCAGGTGAAAATAATTCTAACAGCAATATGCCAATGAATCTAGAGGATCTTGATGACCTGTTCAAATACGCAGAAGAACAGGCGATCGCTGTTGCAGCTGCAGCTGATTCCCATAAACCCAAAGAACCACTGACATCGAAGGGCAGTCACTGCAGCTCTGGATACCAAAGTATAAACACTCCTTCCTCTAGTCCAATAGATCAACAACATGCTCAACACCAGCAACAAATGATGAATAGCAATCCTTTGAACAGGCAACAAGTGCATTTAGGAAATGGTGGGCTTCAGCCTCCGCTTGCATTTAAGAATCCGATATATCAACTGCAGTCGTCGGCTTCTTCGACTGCGTCATCGACAAACTCCAATgctcaccatcaccatcatctcTACCACCATCATGCTCAACAGTTGCAGCAACAACAGTTGCAGCAAGCTCAACAAGCACAGCTAATCCAACAACATCGACCAAGCAACTACTCCATTTCAAATGTATTTCCCAATAAATCCGGGGGAATGATAACCGCTCGAGCAACCCATCTCGAAAGAACCGGAGGTGGAGGAGCATCGTCATCCCTGACACCATCAAGCAGCGAGGAGCGCCTCAGCAATGATAATTACCATGTAATTCCGTTTAAGACAATCGCTCCAGAAAATGGTCACATCGAAACCCACCGATCACTAAGTGGAACAAGTAGCAGTAGTGGTGGTGGACGTGTGCCACGCACAAATCCGCAATATAAACGTGAAGAATATACTCCCCAGAATGATACTTATGCGCCCATAACCAGTTTTTTGAATCGAAGCATTCGTGATGGACATCCCACTGCTGGACCAGTGGCAATTTACAATGGTGGACAAGCAGGTCAGCATCACCATCATTTGAAtggcaaaataatttcaaatggcCCAGTTGCAAGTAGCAACAACAACCGATACCAAAGACGATTAAGTTTGGACTCTGCGAGAACTTTGTCGGATAGCTCGACAGACACAGAAG GTGTATGTCAACCCATCGAAGGTAAACGTAGGCGACAGCCACGCAACACTTACGATCAAAACGGAGAGATACAACTGTTACAAGAAACCCTCGATAGCCTTCGACACACCCTCGACAGAGATGAAGCCGAACTTAGAGACTCAAGCGATGAAATATTTGCTCTGAACAGGTACAATGGTGGCAATAACGCTTTACAACAATCAGACTCAACAATGAGAAGCATTATTGAGag gcTGATTACTATGGAAGAGGAACTTCGTCGTGAGCAAATGAAAATGTCACTTGCTCTCTCGCACAAGCAGCGCGTTATAGAAGCTCAAGGGCAACAAATAGCAGCCTTAGATGCAGCGAATAATCGATTACTCAGTGCTTTGACAGCTCTACGACAACGCTACGAGACCCAACAACAGCATCATCACCATCCAAATACATCCTCATCACAACAGTAG